Part of the Actinomycetota bacterium genome, CGCGCAGAAATCCTCGAGCGAGAACGCGGATTCCGCCAGCCCTCCTCCCAGCATCTTTCTCAACAGGTAGCCGATGCTGTGCATCAAGCGTATAAGGAGGTCCTCCTTGTTCTTGAAGTAAAAGTAGATGGTACCCGTAGAGACCTCGGCCAGGTCCGCGATCTCCTCGATGCTGGTCCCCTGATACCCCTTGCTGGCGAAGAGCTCCTCGGCGGCGCCGAGGATGGAATTGACACGCTGTTCCTTCTCCCGTTGCTTCCTCAGGGTGCGGCGCGGGGCTACTTCCTCGACCCTGCTCTCTATCCCCGCGGCGCTTGATGCCTCGTCCACGATGCTCACCAGGTTCGCCTCCAGCTGACCCTCTCTAACCGCCTTGCCCCGATCGTAGATTAAGCTGCTCGGATGGCTGATATAGCCGCGTGATGGCGTTCACTATTACAAACACATTATTATTATGAATCTAATTATTTATTCTATTACTATTCTAATTATTTTGTCAAAGGACCCTCCCGGTGACCTTCAAACCACATGAAAGCGAACGTTATTCCACTTTTTAACCGTTCCTGCCGAAAAACATAGGGAAGGTCGGAAAGGAACTTACCAAAGTGTCAGCTAACGAATGGTACTTCATGGGGTTTATCCTCACGCTGCTCGCCGCGGTGGCTTTCTGGGGCATGGCCGGCATCATCTACAGGAAAGACAGGAAGAACCCCCTCAACGTGATGCTGGCGGTCTGCTTCCTGTTCGCGGGCATGTGGGTCCCCTTCGGATTCGTGGAGAAGATATCCTCTCAACCAAACGACACCCTGGCCCTCTGGTCGTACCGCCTTGCCTACACGTTCGGAAACCCGGCCCTGTTTTTTCTCTTTCTGTTCACGCTGATCCTGTACCTGGGAAGAAAGCCAAGCAACAAGCTCCTGTACCCCCTGTACGTACTTGCCAGCCTCGTCTCCCTGCTGGCGTTGTCCCCCCTATGCATAGAGCAGGTGACATACGGCGGTGCGACCTTGACGGTCGTGCCCGGTCCGCTGTACGGGTGCCTGAATATCTTCTATGTTCTCACCGCGCTGGGAACGGTATTCTTCCTCTTGAAAAAATGGTATGCCTCCACGGGCATAGACCGGGCCAGGACCAACACCATGCTCCTGGGCGTGGGGGCCGTTCTGCCCATCGCGATCGTGTGCAACATCGTCATCCCGTTCTTCTCGGGCAACGCCATCTCCACGAACCTGACCTTTATCGCGGGGGCGATTATCCCGCCGGTGGCGCTCTTCTACTCCATCGTCAAGCTGCGCTTGTTGGATATCCGCCTCATTCTGCGCAGGTCCGGCGTGGCCCTTATCGCCGCCATTGCCTTTTCCCTGCCCCTCGTGACCATCTTCGCGCTCTCTTACCTCCTGGATATCGACCGGGCCGCCGAGCTGATCATGGCCGCGCTCCTCCTGCCGTTGATGGTCTGGCTCTACCCCGTGCTGTGGAAAAAGATCGAGCGGCTTTCCGCGAAGATATTCTTCTCGAATATGTACGACACCAGCCAGGTCCTGGAGGAAGTGGCAACCCTTCTGGCCGAGCCCGCAAACCGGGTAGATAACGTCTTCGCGGTGCTGGCCACGATACTCGAGGCGGTCGGGCTGATCAGGTCGGAGCTGTGGCTCCTGCCGGGGATACTCAACGAGGCGGGAATGTGTTTCGGCTGTTTCAGGGGAGAAGGGGACACGGTAAGGCAAGCACTGGTGCAGGAGGTGCATTTCCCGGATTGGTTGACCGGCGTCGAACGCACCATGGTCACGGAAGAACTCGAACGCTGGCCTAATATGCAGGACGAAAGGAAGCTCGGGCTGGCCCTCAGGCAATGCGGATATTCGGCGTGCTTTCCTGCGGGAACGTTAAGAAAGACGTTCGGTTACATCCTGGTAGGAGAGAAATGCAACCAGGGCGCCTTGAGCTCCACCGACCTGGACCTGATCGAGAAGACATCGGCCCAGGTAACGCTCTATCTCGACAACTATACCCTCTCCACCGAGCTCGACCTGCGCCTCGAGGAACTGAACAAGGCCGACCGCTTCAAGCGGGAGATCATCCTCCTCACGGCGCACGAGTTCAGGACGCCGATTACCGTCGTCAATGGCCTGGTCGAGCTGCTCTCGGTCAACTGGGACATGATCGACGAGGAGAAGAAGCTGGG contains:
- a CDS encoding HAMP domain-containing sensor histidine kinase; amino-acid sequence: MSANEWYFMGFILTLLAAVAFWGMAGIIYRKDRKNPLNVMLAVCFLFAGMWVPFGFVEKISSQPNDTLALWSYRLAYTFGNPALFFLFLFTLILYLGRKPSNKLLYPLYVLASLVSLLALSPLCIEQVTYGGATLTVVPGPLYGCLNIFYVLTALGTVFFLLKKWYASTGIDRARTNTMLLGVGAVLPIAIVCNIVIPFFSGNAISTNLTFIAGAIIPPVALFYSIVKLRLLDIRLILRRSGVALIAAIAFSLPLVTIFALSYLLDIDRAAELIMAALLLPLMVWLYPVLWKKIERLSAKIFFSNMYDTSQVLEEVATLLAEPANRVDNVFAVLATILEAVGLIRSELWLLPGILNEAGMCFGCFRGEGDTVRQALVQEVHFPDWLTGVERTMVTEELERWPNMQDERKLGLALRQCGYSACFPAGTLRKTFGYILVGEKCNQGALSSTDLDLIEKTSAQVTLYLDNYTLSTELDLRLEELNKADRFKREIILLTAHEFRTPITVVNGLVELLSVNWDMIDEEKKLGCMRDLAKSSQRLCELSDEVFLLSNHYAGSLVPRIAQVDIEVLLEKLFASYPESEKNRLIIDKSTQRKTIPSDLNHLFMLLKQVANNALRFSDEKQPVVIRVADDPADAVNFAVQDFGRGLSQEDMEHVFEPFFHVEDIRHHTKGIGLGLHLVKILSAELNIRINLESELGAGTTITLSIPTGISS